A window from Peromyscus eremicus chromosome 5, PerEre_H2_v1, whole genome shotgun sequence encodes these proteins:
- the Mmaa gene encoding methylmalonic aciduria type A protein, mitochondrial isoform X2 produces the protein MLTERGHRLSVLAVDPSSCTSGGSLLGDKTRMTELSRDRNAYIRPSPTRGTLGGVTRTTNEAILLCEGGGYDIILIETVGVGQSEFAVADMVDMFVLLLPPAGGDELQGIKRGIVEMADLVVITKSDGDLVVPACRIQAEYVSALKLLRRRSEVWRPKVLRVSARTGEGISEVWDAMREFQDVMLASGELTTKRQKQQKVWMWNLIQENILHLFKTHPSTREQIPLMERKVLSAALSPGLAADLLLKAFKNEH, from the exons ATGCTGACTGAGAGAGGGCACAGATTGTCTGTGCTAGCAGTGGACCCATCTTCTTGTACCAGTGGTG GATCCCTCTTAGGTGATAAAACCCGGATGACTGAGCTATCAAGAGATAGGAATGCATACATCAGGCCATCTCCTACCAGAGGGACTTTAGGAGGTGTGACAAGGACCACAAATGAAGCTATTCTGTTGTGTGAAGGAGGGGGATATGACATCATTCTTATTGAAACTGTAG GTGTGGGCCAGTCGGAGTTTGCTGTCGCTGATATGGTTGACATGTTTGTTCTGTTGCTGCCGCCAGCGGGAGGGGATGAGCTGCAG GGCATCAAAAGGGGTATAGTTGAGATGGCAGATCTGGTCGTTATAACTAAATCTGATGGAGACTTGGTTGTGCCAGCCTGCAGGATCCAGGCAGAGTACGTGAGTGCACTCAAGTTGCTGCGCAGGCGCTCAGAAGTCTGGAGACCGAAG GTCCTTCGCGTTTCCGCCAGAACTGGAGAGGGCATCAGTGAAGTGTGGGATGCAATGAGAGAATTTCAGGACGTAATGCTGGCTAGTGGGGAGCTGACCAccaagagacagaagcagcagaaaGTCTGGATGTGGAATCTCATTCAGGAAAACATCTTACACCTTTTCAAGACCCATCCGAGCACCCGAGAACAGATTCCGCTGATGGAGAGGAAGGTTCTCAGCGCTGCCCTGTCCCCAGGACTAGCAGCAGACTTACTGTTGAAAGCTTTTAAAAAcgaacactaa
- the Mmaa gene encoding methylmalonic aciduria type A protein, mitochondrial isoform X1, giving the protein MSLPTLLHPYQHLLNSLRVPSPRLHCILHSGRHPASRTPSAPAAKPPGHQCTKWLLLSGGLRRALCAQATSKDHTEGLSDKEQRFVDKLYTGLVRGQRACLAEAITLVESTHARKKELAQVLLQRVLAHHREQERLNQGKPLTFRVGLSGPPGAGKSTFIEYFGKMLTERGHRLSVLAVDPSSCTSGGSLLGDKTRMTELSRDRNAYIRPSPTRGTLGGVTRTTNEAILLCEGGGYDIILIETVGVGQSEFAVADMVDMFVLLLPPAGGDELQGIKRGIVEMADLVVITKSDGDLVVPACRIQAEYVSALKLLRRRSEVWRPKVLRVSARTGEGISEVWDAMREFQDVMLASGELTTKRQKQQKVWMWNLIQENILHLFKTHPSTREQIPLMERKVLSAALSPGLAADLLLKAFKNEH; this is encoded by the exons ATGAGTCTTCCCACGCTACTGCATCCTTACCAGCATCTCCTAAACAGCCTTAGAGTGCCTTCCCCACGGCTCCACTGCATCCTTCACTCAGGTCGGCATCCTGCATCCCGAACCCCAAGTGCACCTGCAGCCAAGCCCCCTGGACACCAGTGTACTAAGTGGCTGTTGCTGTCTGGAGGCCTAAGGAGAGCATTATGTGCCCAGGCAACCTCGAAGGACCACACAGAAGGACTTTCTGATAAAGAACAAAGATTTGTGGATAAACTTTATACGGGTTTAGTCCGCGGGCAAAGAGCTTGCTTAGCGGAGGCCATAACTCTTGTGGAATCGACTCATGCGAGGAAGAAGGAACTGGCTCAGGTGCTTCTTCAGAGGGTCCTGGCCCACCACCGAGAGCAGGAACGGCTCAACCAGGGGAAGCCCCTCACGTTTCGAGTAG GATTGTCTGGGCCCCCTGGTGCAGGGAAATCAACCTTTATAGAATATTTTGGAAAAATGCTGACTGAGAGAGGGCACAGATTGTCTGTGCTAGCAGTGGACCCATCTTCTTGTACCAGTGGTG GATCCCTCTTAGGTGATAAAACCCGGATGACTGAGCTATCAAGAGATAGGAATGCATACATCAGGCCATCTCCTACCAGAGGGACTTTAGGAGGTGTGACAAGGACCACAAATGAAGCTATTCTGTTGTGTGAAGGAGGGGGATATGACATCATTCTTATTGAAACTGTAG GTGTGGGCCAGTCGGAGTTTGCTGTCGCTGATATGGTTGACATGTTTGTTCTGTTGCTGCCGCCAGCGGGAGGGGATGAGCTGCAG GGCATCAAAAGGGGTATAGTTGAGATGGCAGATCTGGTCGTTATAACTAAATCTGATGGAGACTTGGTTGTGCCAGCCTGCAGGATCCAGGCAGAGTACGTGAGTGCACTCAAGTTGCTGCGCAGGCGCTCAGAAGTCTGGAGACCGAAG GTCCTTCGCGTTTCCGCCAGAACTGGAGAGGGCATCAGTGAAGTGTGGGATGCAATGAGAGAATTTCAGGACGTAATGCTGGCTAGTGGGGAGCTGACCAccaagagacagaagcagcagaaaGTCTGGATGTGGAATCTCATTCAGGAAAACATCTTACACCTTTTCAAGACCCATCCGAGCACCCGAGAACAGATTCCGCTGATGGAGAGGAAGGTTCTCAGCGCTGCCCTGTCCCCAGGACTAGCAGCAGACTTACTGTTGAAAGCTTTTAAAAAcgaacactaa